The DNA window tgcccaggcgttgtagggaggtcatacaggcacgtggaggccacacacactactgagcctcattttgacttgttttaaggacattacatcaaagttggatcagcctgtaatgtggttttccactttaattttgagtgtgactccaaatccaggcctccatgggttgataaatttgatttccattgataatttttgtgtgattttgttgtcagcacattcaactatgtaaagaaaaaagtatttaataagaatatttcattcattcagatctaggatgtgttattttagtgttccctttatttttttgagcagtgtatattagaTGCTTGCTAATAACCTTTGCGCTTAGAGTCACCCTGTGAGAGACTTTGTTACATTAACAATGTCCCTCGCTGCAGCAAAGGTACTttggaaaaataaaaattgtTATGCCCCCATATGTACTACTGAAGGTCAAATTTTTTCAGGGACGTGAATCTACTCTTCAGAGCCCAATTTGAATTGTTGTAGCTCTTACTGCTAATGATAATGTATTTGTTACATCCTTGGTAGTTATTGCCATGTATTAGAGGACACTATTACGTTACACAACAAGACTAAAGTAATTGCTAGGGTCAATTCATGTATGGAATTTGGCAGTTTATTCAATAAATTGACAGAATAAGATTTGGAAGGTGACGGGCCAGAATACACAGCGAGGCATTAGCCTTCAGGAGGGTTTATGGGCAGAGGTGGAGATAGCAAAGCCTGAATCAAATATTAAAgtaaacagtagtagtagtagcagttaaATAAACCCCCCCAGTGTTACTGTTTATGACCAACGCCTTATCCCACCTCTCTTAGTGTAAGTCACGTAATTTCATAGAAGATGTGTGGTAAAGAGCATCTCTGAAGATAGTAAACAGTTAAGTAAAATCCCCCATTGTTACTGTTTATGACCAATGCCTTATCCCACCTCTCTGAGTGTAAGTCACGTGATTTAATAGAAAATGTGTGttaagtcctgcctctcccatctcctcattggtttatagaagcagatactcACGTACCATCTCATCATTGGTTCGGCCCACGTGGCTGACTGAAAGGCTAACGCCGTGTTAGTCACATGATTGCAAAGAAAAGGGTATCTGCAGTTTGCGTCCCACTCCAGGAAGACTAAAGTTGCCCTTAGACACAGATCTAGGCTCAGTTTACGCAACAccaatacctacctacctacaaaCCATTTGGGGAGGGAACACAactgatcttaggtcagtttCTACTGCAAGACTCCTTGTGTCCTTGCCACCACGTGACTTCTTATTAACTAAAAGACACTTTACTTTGCCCTGTCGTTGTAGCCTTATGTTACACCCTTATCTTACAGTTCTAAAAATTAAGTTCCCATTTCTGTCTTAATGCAGGTTACTCACCATCCATGTTCAGGCGACATCATCTATATGAACACAGTTGCAACTTCATTAAAGCCGTTAAAGGCAGTTTATCATAGCGCACTGTGCTTTATTTCAGATGACAGTTTTAGTATTCATCATTGCATTCTCTACCggaaagttggttggccctctttgatgtcacataAGTTGATCAATTGCTAGGTTTTCATTTATAAAGCTCTTTTACAAAAAGTCCCACTGTATCTAACATCAGGGATGGCTGACTCTGGAAATGCCTGCAGTCAGCAATTAAATTACACAAAACTTGAAACATCGatggcgttgtgtgacaaaaccgcacattttagaatggccttttattttcccaagcataaggtgcacctgtgtaataatcatgctggataatcaacttcttgatatgccacccctgtcaggtggatggattatcttggcaaaggacaaatgctccctaacagggatgaaaccaacattttagagaaataagctttttgggagtatggaacatttctgggatcttttatttcagctcatgaaacatgggaccaacactttacatgttgtgttcatatttttgttctgtacaaGTAAAActggtttccattgcattttcaactttACTGATGGTTCTGACAAAACAAGTGTTATGTTATGTAGCGAATGTGTCCACTCTGATCGTGGCGCGTGCACTCTAGCCCACATCATACAGTGcaggtatagcctacatgatgacaTCATTATTGATAAGAGctcaattatttttatttgtcaaacattCATCATCACAttaccagaataagaccctgtatatttattggaaaggagaatCAAGCTCATCACAATGCACTTTccccaccctgtgaagttcatcatttatttaaattgtagCCTAATACACTGCATGCTTTCCCAAGTCGTAGTTGGAGGACCAGACAACATATCATTGCGTGACTCCGAGTTTATTTCGATATCACGGTTATTATATTAATATTTGCGCATAAACATTCACTGCCGTTTCCCGCATAAGAAATTTtgcagacacaaaaagatcccaccttgtctatcTAGTGCATATTGTTTTGTCGATATTTGGAAAGTTTATCAACACATTtgttgtttccatcaggcctgtggTGACATTTTTCATCCAACATGTACTTtactgttactgtaatttaattataccaatgtgttttcattaattgaattcccttaacctattttatgagaatttgtaagtttcttgtttgcataaaatagacggagaccagtcttatcaataataggtaacggaatttattctcggagcgcgctgccacgttaccacgagcaacagtttatatacaataacatgacgtcatttcattgctccTAAAATGAACCTCCTCCTCCAGACCGGGTCAAAGGGAACTTTAAAGGTTCATTCTGACCCCCCCTAgcacatacacaggacacacaacacaactgaattaACTTTTGACTCACCATTATCGAtaaccacttagctgacagttctaattaacagaaaaggcagtgagtgcattcctaggttatctaaaacaccccagagctcagtTTTGTCGGTTCAACCACAGGTTAACTACCTTATCTGTTTACTTAATCTACAAACCATTCCTTTCTttctagttggaatggtgttcattaactttaattactccttgtccgtgtcacacaatcccttcttatgaactcatattgttaatcagatataataaaacagaatataagtttacttagttacagatcgagggagattatcagtggtcttgtatgtcttccatttcctaataattgctcccacagttgatttcttcaaaccaagctgcttagctattgcagattcagtcttcccagcctggtgcaggtctacaattttgtttctggtgtcctttgacagctctttggtcttggccatagtggagtttggaatgtgactgtttgaggttgtggacaggtgtcttttatactgataacaagttcaaacaggtgccattaatacaggtaatgagtggaggacagaggagcctcttaaagaacaagttacaggtctgtgagagccagaaatcttacttgtttgtaggtgaccaaatacttattttccaccataatttgcagataaattcataaaaaatcctacaatgtgattttctggatttcttttctcattttgtctgtcatagttgaagtgtacctatgatgaaaattacaggcctctctcatctttttaagtgggagaacttgcacaattggtggctgactaaatacttttttgccccactgtatatatatatatatatatataggatctGTGCATTCCTCTCTCTAGGATGCCAATCTTTGATGGTTATGACTAGAAACAGTACAGCTACGACCAGAAGGGACgtttcatagcaggttaggagagcattttagctaaccctaacccctttccTATCCTTAACCTAAAGTCTCCTAACCTGTCCCATTAATTATCCTAAACTTCTGCATAAATTCTCCTCACCTGCTACAAAAAAATCACTTATGGTTGTTGCTGTACTCCCTCTAgtccagggatgggcaactccagtacTCTGGGGCATGAGAAGTATGACATTTTCaagccagctaacacacctgactccaataattaACTAAACAttatcttcagtttagaatgcaattagttgagtcagctgtgtttgctagggatggggaaaagtgtgacaccaTTCTGGCCAGCGAGGACtgaagttgcccatccctgctctaatCAAAACCATATTTGATCTCTGCCAAAAAGGCCTGCATTACCGGTCTGGTGATGGCCTAATGACACACCCCCTTTTGCCTAATTTTCTGATCTTAAAGTGATACTCCAGTACTCCAGACCTGGGTTCTTCCTTCTAAACAATAAAATGCATTCCTTCCTTGTAGTAATCCCTGATCTAATAGGGATTGTATAGGTGAACGCAGTAGTACAATTATTCTATAAACACAAACGTGTTTAAGACTTGAGTCCGAGGTGCAGTTGAAGCAATAGCTTTAATACCGAATTCTAGGTACATGCAGTCACATTCAAATATGCTAGATGCAGGAGTAAGTCCCAATCTCAAGATCAATATATAAAATACACCTCAAAGTATGCATGTATCATTACACTCATGATTATTCAGGTTCTTTCTCTCTGCCATTACAGTCGTCTGTGTGTTTCCTGTTACAAAGGATGATGGAAAACAATGATATACTTCAGATATTTTAAGTTGGGTTAGCAGATTCCGTTAGCTTCAGCATTTAAAGCAGGTCACTCAATGGTATGATTGTAAGCAAATTGTATGAGTTCACTTGTCATCAAGGGCAAATCAAGTCCTATCCTAATATTATTTTCCATGCCACTTTATCATTAATGAAAAGTCATGTGATTTTGCAGTATAGTATTGTGGTGCTTTTTCCCCCAGTCTTCAGTACTTCATGCCTTGTTCTATTGTCACATGCCTAATGCCATCCCgcagttatttgttttttttctgaTGACACCACCTCAGAGGATACTACACAAAGAGCTCAAATAGAGCAGAGGATTTTTTGTGAAGTTGTTTTCTCTTTCAGCTGAACCTCTGGCTGATGCCAAGGTGACTGCACGTAGGATGGCTTGTTGTTCCTTTAGGAACTCTCCTTCATATTTTGCTTTTAGTTCCTCCTCCGCTCtgagtgtctcctcctccttctctctcaagATCCTCTTTGTCTCCTCTTCAATCGCCCTCTCAGCCTTTTGGAACATCTCAGTGGTGTAGTAGCTTCCTCCATTCATCGTGACCATCTTGTTTATCTTCTCAAGCAGCTCAGTGACCTGGGAGCGGTTCTTCTTATCTCTGTTGTTGAAGTCATGATACCGCCCACCGCATTTGGCAATGACATCCTGAAGATCTGAAGAGGCACGCAAAAAGTCTTCAATTGTTTGTTCTTCATCAAGCTGGTCTGCATTTGTGAAGAGGACCATGATGTATCTTGCTGCATCTTTTCCAAATAATTTCTGAATCATCTCCAATGCGTCTTTCTCttcctgtgtgaatctaaccAACGCAATCACTACAAGGAACACATGGGGCCCAGGAGCAGAGAAGGAGATGCACTTAGCAATCTTCTTCAGGGTCTCCTCTTGTGACAAGTTAGTGTCAAACAAGCCTGGAGTGTCAACAATAGCCACTTCTCTCCCATCCACCTCCCCTCTTGCCTTGTCACACTCTTTTGTCAGAGAAACAGGGGAAAGTTTAGACTCAAACACTTTTTTCCCCATGATGGTGTTTGCTGTTGCACTCTTCCCAACTCCAGTCTTCCCAACCAGAACAATCCTCAGTGCCTCATTGTGTTTTTTCTGCACTgttggatgacagagagagacattgttGTTACTTTTCTTCTTGACATCAGAGTCAAACATGTTTGATCTGTAGAACCTAAACTGTGCACAAGTTAGCAATTACTTTCTATCAATTGAACTGTGTAAATGCAACTGCAACACGAAATGACAATAATCCTGTGCATTCTACAATGAAATGTAAAATATCACAAACAATTAATCTATCAAAACTGACTCTTGCGTTATTGTGGTGTGCGGTATTAACACGTCATTAGACATATGCACCAACAGGTGGTGCAGTACTGAATATGAGTTAGTGGTGCTGTTTGTCTCCCCCGGGCCCGGCCGCAGATATCAATTCTGCTTCAAACGAGTGGGAGAAGCTGTATGTACAACAGAATTCATAGCAACAgtgcacacacaggcagagaAGCACACGGGGAGGGGTGTGGCGGGAGAGGAGGCGAAAACGCTACATCGTGGACCGTATCTGTGTCGTGGCATCGACAAAGCGTAATCTACAGTAGCGACAAATCAAGACCCTaacagagatcctcactgaaaaATAGTTGGCAACACTGGCTGCTACTGCATGTCTGTTACACTATGgtcaaatgtattaataaagcaATCAGTTTATAAAGAGCTACTCCCTCACTTCTTCCAAGGCATAAAGAGTTCCATGGGATATTACAGCTATGGTTGAATCAAAAATATTGTTATTAAAAAGCAAAGCAATGACAGCATTTCATACGTAGTAGATTTTTGAAAAACACGAAAAACAAATACTAGAAATGAGTTTCCATATGTCGTATTACCATGTAGGTAGGTTACTCACCACCAGCCATATTTGGGTCTTGTCGAGTCGATCCGTCAGGTCCTGTGAGAGAGAATGGATCGGTCCAGATAACAGAACAACTGCTTTCATAGTATCACTCATGCGGTCCGCCCCATAGACACACCCACAGTAACGGTATGCTCTTGGCAACTGCTCATTTTCGAAAGATGTTTCCACAACGGTGgcggtccaaacacttaaaagacacacccaatcccctcagccctcaaatgaCTGCAGTTTAAAAACTATTTTATTTGTTTGTAAGGGTGTCTCTTTGACTGTAAGTCACATGATGAGTTTGTGGTTCAATAACTTAGAAGACACACCCTCGTCCACTTACTGCTGCATTACCTTGAATTGTTGAAGTTGGTTCCAAAATCTTTAGATTTTGAGCTTCTCAAGGGCTTTGCTGTCCTTGTCGAGAGAATACTGCGCTGCGCGTGAATGGTGCATTGGGGAAATAATGACGTTTGAGTTTTGTCTTAGGTACAGATATCTTTTCTATTTATTCACAAAACATGTTTGTAATTATTTAAACCCAACAAGCGGCACCATATATGGTAAATATATTGACTAATACAATCATAATAAAAATTATACTTCAGGCCAACGCAACAGACACCTACCAATCGCTGAAGTTGGatacatatctccctcactaactttaagcatcagctatctgagcagcttaccgatcgctgcagctgtacacagcccttctgtaaatagtccatccaactacctaccccatcatattgtttttatttacttttttttgctcttttgcacaacaGTATTTTTACtttcacatcatcatctgcacatctatcactccagtgttaatttgctaaattgtaattacttgtaaaataaatcaaataaaaaaacactAAAATCATCTTTATACTCATGAAACATAGTGAAGCTGGATGTgggaataaaataaatgttttaaatgatGTTAAGAAATCCTACTGGGGGTTAACACAGATGTTTAAAATAAAACGTGTGGCTATCTCGCACCACCAGACACTTCCTCCCCAAGTGCACAGTTAAGGAAGGTGGCTACCCAAAACACGTGCAAACTGATATACGAGAAATCACACGATACAAAAAAATGGTTCCCCAATTTCAACAGTGCACAGGAAACAAGAACGTATCATTTTAAACTTACATTCGTTATAAATATATTGATTTGATCTAAATCCAGTTCTGCTACTCACaacataaaaatgtatttaaaaaatgtaaagttaGAAAATCAATGTATGTAGGCTGGCAAACAGTGAGTCTTACATTTAGAGTGTTGGAATAGACTACGAAAACACATATGAAGTCCAGTACAAGCCTACCAGAACTATTTCTGAATCCAACTGGACTTTTGATATTCTTTAGGAAATTCAATGTATATTCAAGAACTAAGTTGCCTTGTCCTCGTTCCTGTTCTTTCAACAAAATGGAGCTGGTTTACATTCATttctggggttggggctgggtaaGCTGATCTGTGTAAGTGACAACTTCTGCCTAAAGAGAGTAGTGCCTCTATGTGGATGGACTGGGAACTTCAGCTACAAACCATAAGACCATTTACTGCTTGATCTTTGTTTTGTGAATCGCTTTGGTGCAATTTTCACAAGTAGCATATGTGGTATATTTTCACAATGCTTAATACAAATCTCAAAACAGATAATCAAAATGGCAGTTTCAAACTCtaagcacattttttttattgattaAGGCTGCTTTTACAAAGGCAGGCCAATTCTGACATTTTATTCCactattggtcttttgaccaatcacaccAAATATtctcacatcagatctttttcagagatgATATGATTGGTCAAACGACCAATTAATGAACAAAATATcttaattgggctgcctgtgtagacGCAGCCAATGTACAACACAATCATAAAGTAACTTTTCACCTAACTTAATCATTGTTTTATCTAGAAATACATGTTGTTTCGCATTGCAATGCATAAACTTATTTTCAAAATGAAATGCTCATCTTACTTTCTCTTCTCATTTGTTAAAATACATTTCACTATTACTTAATCCGGCTGCTCCTAATTGATAATAACTTAACTGGTTTGGGTACTACATATTTTGAGAACTACATAATGAAAATGTATGCTTATAAAGTATAAACATATAAAGTatgatacagtgccttta is part of the Oncorhynchus clarkii lewisi isolate Uvic-CL-2024 chromosome 10, UVic_Ocla_1.0, whole genome shotgun sequence genome and encodes:
- the LOC139418871 gene encoding GTPase IMAP family member 7-like, giving the protein MAGVQKKHNEALRIVLVGKTGVGKSATANTIMGKKVFESKLSPVSLTKECDKARGEVDGREVAIVDTPGLFDTNLSQEETLKKIAKCISFSAPGPHVFLVVIALVRFTQEEKDALEMIQKLFGKDAARYIMVLFTNADQLDEEQTIEDFLRASSDLQDVIAKCGGRYHDFNNRDKKNRSQVTELLEKINKMVTMNGGSYYTTEMFQKAERAIEEETKRILREKEEETLRAEEELKAKYEGEFLKEQQAILRAVTLASARGSAERENNFTKNPLLYLSSLCSIL